A stretch of Labrus bergylta chromosome 19, fLabBer1.1, whole genome shotgun sequence DNA encodes these proteins:
- the rnf19b gene encoding E3 ubiquitin-protein ligase RNF19B — protein MGSEKDSESPHSSVSGVPNPKCRAAGKRQGRISFHSLFHSKRGSRGAKGPKGGVAPPLTHHLHTQQQLLPSALSSASAAAAAAATPTTTTTTAATTPQDAGNSTPSKPLSSSQPSLGGAPAAGENNLLECPLCLVRQPAEQLPELLGCSHRSCLCCLRQYLRIEITESRVQLSCPECAERLAPQQVADILDDAALLEKYEEFLLRRCLASDPDCRWCPAPDCGFAVIASGCASCPRLVCRREGCGAEFCYHCKQAWHPNQTCDSARQQRAQSLHTHSNHSPSYTQEQGPADDIKPCPRCGAYIIKMNDGSCNHMTCAVCGCEFCWLCMKEISDLHYLSPSGCTFWGKKPWSRKKKILWQLGTLIGAPVGITLIAGIAVPAMVIGIPVYVGRKIHAHYELKKSSRHRRNLAITGGVALSIVTAPVIAAVSVGIGVPIMLAYVYGVVPISLCRGGGCGVSRGKGRGVRIDFDEDDGPITVADAWRALKSPSLGESSLDGAVSGMSTTSPSEGLSVAPGTLGDTPHFNTLAGGALGTRTSKYSRLEVQAGELAKESAQRETGSLGAGSDCASTRGMAGSIISSYTLPDRDCTNLEIQVDIETKPSHLCLTSEEDLTPPPGSAAMATVSGGEEPQDCSSRRGGALSGSALGLSAGASIREGLRDVTLAQPESIRSDLEMSDTQSDDIAELTSDDCDSPHPKSCHLAAGQQAQPPSCRALNPPEGLHCPADSNVILYV, from the exons ATGGGATCAGAAAAGGACTCAGAGTCGCCTCACTCCTCGGTGAGCGGCGTCCCAAACCCTAAGTGCCGAGCGGCCGGCAAGCGCCAGGGCCGCATCTCCTTTCACAGCCTGTTCCACAGCAAACGAGGCTCCCGGGGCGCCAAGGGCCCCAAAGGAGGAGTGGCCCCCCCTTTGACCCATCATCTccacacacaacaacagcttCTCCCCTCTGCCTTGAGCTCAGCGTCCGCCGCAGCCGCAGCCGCAGCCACGCCAACGACAACCACCACCACAGCCGCGACGACCCCGCAGGATGCCGGCAACAGCACCCCGTCAAAGCCACTGTCCTCCAGCCAGCCGTCCCTGGGCGGAGCCCCTGCTGCTGGCGAGAACAACCTCCTGGAGTGCCCCCTGTGCCTGGTGCGCCAGCCCGCCGAACAGCTCCCCGAGCTGCTGGGCTGCAGCCACCGCTCCTGCCTCTGCTGCCTGCGACAGTACCTCCGCATCGAGATCACAGAGAGCCGAGTCCAGCTCAGCTGCCCAGAGTGCGCCGAGAGACTCGCCCCGCAACAGGTGGCGGACATCTTGGATGATGCGGCGCTGCTGGAAAAGTACGAGGAGTTCCTGCTGCGGAGGTGCCTCGCATCCGATCCAGATTGTCGATGGTGCCCAGCGCCGGACTGCGG GTTTGCCGTCATCGCCTCGGGCTGTGCCAGCTGTCCCAGGCTGGTGTGTCGCAGAGAAGGCTGCGGTGCCGAGTTCTGCTACCACTGCAAACAGGCCTGGCATCCCAACCAGACCTGCGACTCGGCCCGCCAACAGAGGGCGCaatctctgcacacacacagcaaccaCTCGCCCAGCTACACACAGGAGCAGGGACCCG CTGATGACATCAAGCCGTGCCCTCGCTGTGGTGCCTACATCATCAAGATGAATGACGGGAGCTGCAATCACATGACCTGCGCCGTGTGCGGCTGCGAGTTCTGCTGGCTCTGCATGAAGGAGATCTCCGACCTGCACTACCTCAGTCCTTCCGGCTGCACCTTCTGGGGGAAGAAGCcatggagcaggaagaagaagatacTGTGGCAGCTGGGCACTCTGATCGGAGCTCCGGTCGGAATCACTCTCATCGCGGGCATCGCTGTTCCCGCCATGGTCATCGGTATCCCCGTTTATGTCGGCCGCAAG ATCCACGCCCACTACGAGCTGAAGAAGTCGTCTCGTCACAGAAGGAACCTGGCCATCACAGGGGGCGTGGCCTTGTCCATCGTCACAGCCCCAGTCATCGCAGCTGTCAGCGTGG GTATCGGCGTTCCCATCATGCTGGCCTACGTGTACGGCGTGGTGCCCATCTCTCTGTGTCGGGGGGGAGGCTGTGGTGTCAGCAGGGGGAAGGGGCGAGGAGTGCGCATCGACTTTGATGAAGACGATGGTCCAATCACAG tggCGGATGCGTGGCGAGCCCTGAAGTCGCCCAGCCTGGGAGAGAGCAGTCTGGACGGGGCGGTTAGTGGGATGAGCACCACCTCCCCCAGCGAGGGGCTCTCCGTGGCCCCCGGGACTCTGGGGGACACTCCCCACTTTAACACCCTGGCGGGCGGCGCCCTGGGGACACGCACCAGCAAATACAGCAG GTTGGAGGTGCAGGCGGGAGAGCTGGCTAAAGAGTCCGCTCAGAGGGAGACGGGCAGCCTGGGAGCAGGGAGCGACTGCGCCAGCACCCGAGGGATGGCCGGATCTATAATCTCCTCCTACACACTACCTGACAG GGACTGCACCAACCTGGAGATCCAGGTGGACATCGAGACCAAACCCAGCCATCTCTGCCTGACCAGCGAAGAGGACCTAACCCCGCCTCCCGGCTCTGCTGCCATGGCGACCGTCTCAGGAGGGGAGGAGCCCCAGGACTGCAGCTCCAGGAGGGGCGGGGCTTTGTCCGGCTCTGCGTTGGGACTGTCTGCAGGCGCGTCGATCCGGGAGGGGCTCCGAGACGTCACGCTGGCCCAGCCGGAGAGCATCCGCAGCGACCTGGAGATGTCGGACACTCAGTCGGACGACATCGCAGAGCTGACATCCGACGACTGTGACTCCCCACACCCGAAAAGCTGTCACCTGGCCGCCGGCCAGCAGGCCCAGCCCCCCTCCTGCCGAGCCCTAAACCCCCCCGAAGGCCTTCACTGTCCCGCAGACAGCAACGTCATCCTCTACGTCTGA